Proteins from a single region of Bombus pascuorum chromosome 5, iyBomPasc1.1, whole genome shotgun sequence:
- the LOC132907549 gene encoding nuclear pore complex protein Nup98-Nup96 isoform X4, whose amino-acid sequence MFGQAGNTSFSSFNTPTQSSPFGQSAFGKPITTTSFGSGATPVFGNGNTSLFSSKPAGSTTGGLFGNTTTPPAFTQPSFGGFGTTSTNTNLFGSQQNASTNLFGSNTATSAFGQSNKPAGFGFGTTSGTNLFGQPQQSAQQTTPFGQSSTTGNTNLFGATPGFGNTNTATTSITGTAIKFAPMITTDSMSKNGISHTISVRHCCIATMKEYESKSYEELRFEDYSVGRKGPSTGIFGAPTQPSPFGNAGAGTSTATTGFGGMSAGFGATTQSASSGLFGKPISTFGTPSTTTTNNFAFNSTPSTNLFGTNTQNKPFGSFGGINTGQNTAFGSAFGSAQPNQSIGLFNQNKSAFIAPSTSSSTGFPIFGQTPMSNTGTPAFCSKSTGTIGFGVNSTLGSTAPSTFGTAPGFTAGQNSGTLLFNTPFKPAGQTSGFSFGSTLTPSSGLGTNTGLMLGSGSTLFGQQKSGGLFGYSGNNAPFNTSGSFGSSAFGNNTNVGTGSGTGLLGAGNTMNQVKSSGTVPVHQQILALVSAPFGDSPLLKNLLPASGKTEELLKPANTPSKLMNGQQYKVTADNKSPKIKAKVVTPAQLSKKSMFEGLEEEDPLSEAFQPRPNAKRLVLRPKSISNSIVPSPTESSQSVGRNLQSSGKGEEKSPVTNTYIENTTIETVDKENHSQDNNRQLANDRRSSLSWLKTSLPRNAKNLDEESYEAQRSLFSSPNALSEEMINNTVTELRPYANANSSNQKCSEINSSVDTSLKNSSLVDKSCTDIVNQNSDSSQELDESSFSSLQTSNWKPNAAKVTLKRAGYYTIPPLDKLDEYVRGETCIVPNFTVGREDYGNVYFPESFDIYGLNLDEIVHFRHKEVIIYPDDEKKPPIGEGLNRKAQVTLDQVWPHDKSLHKPITDPHRLAAMDYEEKLRRVSAKHDTRFLEYRPETGSWVFKVDHFSKYGLSDSDEEDNNIPSVKDTKRLKLCATQQKCATKQEQSKVVSNKDTSKANDLKAANTDYSDLDTRGLLLEAIVSRRSFRTDQNHENQLPISPTGENARILGTDSHKLQLMKASFFDGSDEEINEAYNQESNRSLFLSDRRSSLRCFTNTPQKLDEDQNYEPIYSPMLRSNLAIHRTPTITYEEPTLSKTDSKLKRSMDIVAKTSTIYEKGLPDPSITPVTTILRCISEVIPLSKSIIHKLESRSVADIGIQMGRRFKPSWGRGLTLLTLSTKKQADDVPLNNSFEQIGSYVCGRSPEDTTSVGIVQRIQILGGSGTGEERIKTFKESIEGHLKIQLSHRVMNPDGDCLIFDVDTDINKASMALHAHCSLAEEFAEQFTTDSFASYVANVWKLCVALWGNLPDINVATENSEDHSVVIARREAIGEWLKIVIRKTHVLEDADINYETKILLLLSAFELEEACKLAREMGDHCLALLMAQLCSGMPIKVLTQQQIALWQNAGIDENLSLDRLKLFALVAGEPPSKHCPINVCEGFDWKRALAVHLWYFSSPTASIRDILDIYEASFDTNKTDDVYTSIPKPEYKGNNFELEINNGKPIYDLCFHLLKLFCTGNHTLGELLNPATHTADPMDYRLSWLMQQVLLALGYSHLSEHVAILTHVNFATQLEAYDLWHWAIFVMLHLKDATKRKTAVMNLLQRHVEIDDATDCPDFIERETFLREELGIPSIWIHHAKAVKSYVAKRYGKAAFYFIQAEQWNKAHEIIIEYLAADVIINENYDYLRNLLRPLTPLECSSAISGWTYQGQLLWEYMEITMSVESLLRSADPRGISSKLESLKQRLSNLPSKINQFPCLTAKHRLCQAEIAKRTIHLARSLLQMNENKSKSIYQLVSQLPLPEDYAQQELRFVINMCVNEIIY is encoded by the exons ATGTTTGGTCAAGCTGGAAATACATCTTTTA GTAGTTTTAATACACCGACGCAGTCCAGTCCATTTGGGCAATCTGCGTTTGGTAAACCGATCACTACAACAAGTTTTGGTTCTGGCGCTACACCAGTCTTTGGCAATGGCAATACTTCTCTCTTTAGTTCAAAGCCTGCAGGTTCTACCACCGGTGGCTTGTTTGGCAATACTACAACTCCACCTGCATTTACTCAACCATCTTTTGGAG GGTTTGGTACAACAAGTACAAATACCAATTTATTTGGCTCTCAGCAAAATGCAAGTACAAATCTTTTTGGTTCAAACACTGCAACATCAGCATTTGGTCAGTCGAATAAACCAGCTGGATTTGGTTTTGGTACTACATCTGGTACAAATTTATTTGGGCAACCCCAACAATCAGCTCAGCAAACCACACCTTTTGGGCAAAGCAGTACCACtggaaatacaaatttatttggtGCAACACCTG GTTTTGGCAATACGAACACGGCAACCACAAGTATAACTGGTACTGCCATTAAATTTGCTCCTATGATTACTACCGATTCCATGTCCAAGAATGGTATATCTCATACTATATCAGTGAGACATTGTTGCATTGCGACAATGAAAGAATATGAATCAAAGTCTTACGAAGAGTTACGTTTTGAAGATTATTCTGTGGGACGAAAAG GACCCAGTACAGGAATCTTTGGTGCACCAACACAACCTTCACCTTTTGGTAATGCAGGGGCAGGTACTAGTACTGCAACAACGg GCTTTGGTGGAATGAGCGCTGGTTTTGGAGCAACCACACAGTCTGCCTCGAGTGGTCTATTTGGAAAGCCTATAAGTACTTTTGGTACACCCtcgacaacaacaacaaataattttgcttttaattctACTCCAAGCACTAATCTGTTTGGTACTAATACCCAGAATAAACCATTTGGTA GTTTCGGTGGCATTAATACGGGTCAAAACACTGCTTTCGGCTCCGCATTTGGTTCAGCGCAACCGAATCAG AGTATTGGTCTATTTAACCAAAACAAATCAGCTTTTATTGCACCTTCCACATCGTCTAGCACTGGATTTCCCATTTTTGGTCAGACACCAATGAGCAATACGGGTACACCTGCATTCTGTTCTAAATCAACTGGAACAATAGGTTTCGGAGTAAATTCGACTTTAGGTTCGACTGCACCATCGACTTTTGGAACTGCACCAGGTTTCACTGCAGGTCAAAATTCCGGTACTTTGTTGTTTAATACACCTTTTAAGCCTGCAGGACAAACATCTGGATTTTCTTTTGGTTCAACTCTTACACCATCGTCCGGACTcg gtACAAATACGGGTTTAATGTTGGGTAGTGGTTCTACTTTATTTGGTCAGCAAAAATCAGGTGGTTTGTTCGGGTACAGTGGCAATAATGCACCATTTAATACATCGGGATCGTTCGGATCTTCAGCTTTCGGGAATAATACAAATGTAGGAACGGGTAGTGGGACTGGATTACTCGGAGCTGG AAATACTATGAACCAAGTCAAAAGTTCCGGAACTGTGCCGGTGCATCAACAAATTTTAGCCCTGGTGTCTGCACCTTTTGGCGATTCAccgttattaaaaaatcttttaccA GCTTCCGGTAAAACAGAAGAGTTATTAAAACCGGCAAACACACCATCCAAATTAATGAATGGTCAACAGTATAAGGTTACTGCTGATAATAAGTCTCCAAAAATCAAGGCCAAAGTTGTTACTCCTGCACAATTATCTAAG aagTCAATGTTCGAAGGTCTTGAAGAGGAAGATCCACTCTCGGAAGCATTTCAGCCTCGTCCAAATGCAAAGCGTTTGGTACTACGTCCGAAATCCATATCGAACTCGATAGTTCCATCGCCTACTGAAAGTTCACAATCTGTAGGGAGAAACTTACAATCTTCCGGAAAAGGGGAAGAGAAATCACCTgtaacaaatacatatattgaaaatacaacTATCGAAACTGTAGATAAAGAAAATCATAGTCAAGATAATAATCGACAATTAGCAAACGATCGGAGATCATCTTTGTCTTGGTTGAAAACGAGCCTTCCACGAAATGCAAAAAATTTGGACGAAGAATCATACGAGGCTCAACGGTCGCTATTTTCTAGTCCGAACGCATTGTCGGAAGAGATGATAAACAATACTGTTACTGAATTGCGACCTTATGCTAACGCCAATTCATCAAATCAAAAGTGCTCTGAAATTAATTCATCCGTGGATACGTCTTTAAAGAATTCATCTCTCGTTGATAAATCATGTACGGACATTGTGAATCAAAACTCTGATTCGAGTCAAGAATTGGACGAAAGTTCTTTTTCATCGTTACAAACTTCGAACTGGAAACCAAACGCAGCTAAAGTAACGCTGAAACGTGCTGGGTACTATACGATTCCGCCGCTTGATAAATTAGACGAGTATGTTCGTGGTGAAACGTGTATCGTACCAAACTTCACTGTTGGACGTGAAGATTATGGAAATGTGTATTTCCCTGAATCGTTTGATATATATGGCTTGAATTTAGACGAAATCGTACATTTTCGACATAAGGAAGTCATCATTTATCCAGACGACGAGAAGAAACCACCTATCGGAGAAGGATTAAATCGTAAAGCACAAGTTACTTTAGACCAAGTATGGCCACACGATAAATCTCTACATAAGCCTATTACCGACCCCCATCGTTTAGCTGCGATGgattacgaagaaaaattacgaagAGTGTCAGCGAAACATGATACTAGATTCTTAGAGTATCGACCTGAAACTGGTTCATGGGTTTTTAAG GTAGatcatttttctaaatatggCCTAAGCGATTCGGACgaagaagataataatatcCCTTCAGTAAAGGACacgaaaagattaaaattatgtGCAACTCAGCAAAAATGTGCAACCAAGCAGGAGCAATCAAAAGTAGTTTCA aataaagATACTTCCAAGGCCAATGATTTAAAAGCAGCGAATACAGACTATTCAGATTTAGATACACGTGGACTTCTCTTGGAAGCAATTGTCTCACGTCGGTCGTTTAGAACAG ATCAAAATCATGAAAATCAACTACCGATAAGTCCAACTGGTGAGAATGCTCGCATTTTGGGTACAGACAGTCATAAACTGCAATTAATGAAGGCCAGCTTCTTTGATGGCAGCGACGAAGAGATTAACGAGGCTTATAATCAAG aATCGAATCGCTCGTTATTTCTTTCCGATCGTAGAAGTTCTTTGCGATGTTTCACCAATACGCCACAAAAATTAGACGAAGATCAAAACTACGAACCAATTTACAGTCCGATGTTACGATCAAATTTGGCAATTCATCGGACGCcaactattacttacgaagaACCGACCCTTTCAAAGACAG ATTCCAAATTGAAACGCTCGATGGACATCGTTGCTAAGACATCAACGATATATGAAAAAGGTTTACCGGATCCTTCGATAACTCCGGTGACTACAATTCTTCGATGTATTTCTGAAGTGATTCCGTTATCAAAATCTATTATACATAAACTGGAATCTCGTTCCGTTGCTGATATTG gTATACAAATGGGAAGAAGGTTTAAACCAAGCTGGGGACGTGGTTTAACCTTACTTACATTGAGTACGAAGAAACAGGCCGACGATGTAccattaaataattcttttgagCAAATTGGATCTTACGTATGTGGTCGTTCTCCGGAAGATACAACATCCGTTGGGATAGTCCAACGTATACAAATTTTGGGTGGTAGTGGGACCGGCGAAGAACGCATTAAGACATTCAAA GAAAGTATAGAAGGTCATCTAAAAATTCAGCTGTCACATCGTGTAATGAATCCAGATGGAGACTGTCTAATTTTTGACGTAGATACAGATATTAATAAGGCGAGCATGGCTTTACACGCACATTGTAGTTTAGCCGAAGAATTTGCAGAACAGTTTACCACAGATTCATTTGCTTCCTATGTTGCTAATGTTTGGAAACTCTGTGTAGCTCTTTGGGGAAATTTACCCGATATAAACGTTGCCACAG aaaattcagaAGACCATAGCGTCGTGATTGCGCGGCGAGAGGCAATCGGGGAATGGTTAAAAATCGTTATAAGAAAAACTCATGTGTTGGAGGATGCGgatattaattatgaaacaaagATATTGCTTTTACTATCTG ctTTCGAATTAGAAGAGGCGTGTAAACTTGCAAGAGAAATGGGTGATCATTGTTTGGCCTTATTGATGGCGCAGCTGTGTAGTGGAATGCCTATAAAGGTATTAACACAGCAGCAAATTGCATTATGGCAAAATGCCGGTATTGATGAAAACCTCTCGTTAGATCGACTAAAGCTTTTTGCATTGGTGGCAGGTGAACCACCAAGTAAACATTGCCCGATCAATGTCTGTGAAGGTTTCGATTGGAAGAGAGCGTTAGCTGTTCATTTGTG GTATTTTTCATCTCCGACTGCCTCTATAAGAGACATATTAGACATTTACGAGGCCTCCTTCGATACAAACAAGACAGATGACGTTTATACGTCGATACCGAAACCCGAATATAAAGGAAACAATTTCGaacttgaaataaataatggGAAACCGATATATGATCTATGTTTTCATCTTTTAAAGTTATTTTGCACTGGCAATCATACGTTGGGTGAATTATTGAATCCAGCAACACATACTGCTGATCCAATGGATTACAGACTCAG TTGGCTGATGCAGCAAGTACTTTTAGCTTTGGGTTATTCACATCTTTCGGAACATGTTGCCATTTTGACACATGTTAATTTCGCGACACAATTAGAAGCATATGATCTCTGGCATTGGGCCATATTCGTAATGTTACATTTAAAGGATGCCACAAAAAGGAAGACCGCGGTAATGAATTTATTGCAACGACACGTCGAAATAGACGATGCTACCGATTGTCCTGATTTTATCGAGCGAGAAACGTTTTTACGGGAAGAATTGGGTATACCTTCGATTTGGATTCACCATGCGAAAGCCGTGAAAAGTTACGTAGCTAAAAG ATACGGGAAAGCagctttctattttattcaagCAGAACAGTGGAATAAGGCgcatgaaattattattgaatatttagcAGCAGATGTtataataaacgaaaattacGATTATCTGCGCAACTTATTGCGTCCACTGACTCCTTTAGAATGCAGTAGCGCTATAAGTGGTTGGACATATCAAGGACAATTACTCTGGGAATATATGGAAATAACTATGAGTGTTGAATCTTTGCTACGTAGTGCCGATCCACGTGGAATAAGTTCTAAATTGGAATCACTAAAACAACGATTGTCAAATCTTCCTTCCAAGATCAATCAATTTCCATGTTTAACTGCGAAACATAG GCTTTGTCAAGCGGAAATTGCAAAGAGAACGATCCACTTAGCCAGGAGTTTGTTACAAATGAACGAGAATAAATCTAAATCGATATATCAATTGGTATCTCAATTACCATTGCCGGAGGACTATGCACAACAAGAGCTTCGTTTTGTCATTAATATGTGCGTGaacgaaattatatattag
- the LOC132907549 gene encoding nuclear pore complex protein Nup98-Nup96 isoform X3 → MFGQAGNTSFSSFNTPTQSSPFGQSAFGKPITTTSFGSGATPVFGNGNTSLFSSKPAGSTTGGLFGNTTTPPAFTQPSFGGFGTTSTNTNLFGSQQNASTNLFGSNTATSAFGQSNKPAGFGFGTTSGTNLFGQPQQSAQQTTPFGQSSTTGNTNLFGATPGFGNTNTATTSITGTAIKFAPMITTDSMSKNGISHTISVRHCCIATMKEYESKSYEELRFEDYSVGRKGPSTGIFGAPTQPSPFGNAGAGFGGMSAGFGATTQSASSGLFGKPISTFGTPSTTTTNNFAFNSTPSTNLFGTNTQNKPFGTAAPTPLFATSNTNQTAGTGFGGINTGQNTAFGSAFGSAQPNQSIGLFNQNKSAFIAPSTSSSTGFPIFGQTPMSNTGTPAFCSKSTGTIGFGVNSTLGSTAPSTFGTAPGFTAGQNSGTLLFNTPFKPAGQTSGFSFGSTLTPSSGLGTNTGLMLGSGSTLFGQQKSGGLFGYSGNNAPFNTSGSFGSSAFGNNTNVGTGSGTGLLGAGNTMNQVKSSGTVPVHQQILALVSAPFGDSPLLKNLLPASGKTEELLKPANTPSKLMNGQQYKVTADNKSPKIKAKVVTPAQLSKKSMFEGLEEEDPLSEAFQPRPNAKRLVLRPKSISNSIVPSPTESSQSVGRNLQSSGKGEEKSPVTNTYIENTTIETVDKENHSQDNNRQLANDRRSSLSWLKTSLPRNAKNLDEESYEAQRSLFSSPNALSEEMINNTVTELRPYANANSSNQKCSEINSSVDTSLKNSSLVDKSCTDIVNQNSDSSQELDESSFSSLQTSNWKPNAAKVTLKRAGYYTIPPLDKLDEYVRGETCIVPNFTVGREDYGNVYFPESFDIYGLNLDEIVHFRHKEVIIYPDDEKKPPIGEGLNRKAQVTLDQVWPHDKSLHKPITDPHRLAAMDYEEKLRRVSAKHDTRFLEYRPETGSWVFKVDHFSKYGLSDSDEEDNNIPSVKDTKRLKLCATQQKCATKQEQSKVVSNKDTSKANDLKAANTDYSDLDTRGLLLEAIVSRRSFRTDQNHENQLPISPTGENARILGTDSHKLQLMKASFFDGSDEEINEAYNQESNRSLFLSDRRSSLRCFTNTPQKLDEDQNYEPIYSPMLRSNLAIHRTPTITYEEPTLSKTDSKLKRSMDIVAKTSTIYEKGLPDPSITPVTTILRCISEVIPLSKSIIHKLESRSVADIGIQMGRRFKPSWGRGLTLLTLSTKKQADDVPLNNSFEQIGSYVCGRSPEDTTSVGIVQRIQILGGSGTGEERIKTFKESIEGHLKIQLSHRVMNPDGDCLIFDVDTDINKASMALHAHCSLAEEFAEQFTTDSFASYVANVWKLCVALWGNLPDINVATENSEDHSVVIARREAIGEWLKIVIRKTHVLEDADINYETKILLLLSAFELEEACKLAREMGDHCLALLMAQLCSGMPIKVLTQQQIALWQNAGIDENLSLDRLKLFALVAGEPPSKHCPINVCEGFDWKRALAVHLWYFSSPTASIRDILDIYEASFDTNKTDDVYTSIPKPEYKGNNFELEINNGKPIYDLCFHLLKLFCTGNHTLGELLNPATHTADPMDYRLSWLMQQVLLALGYSHLSEHVAILTHVNFATQLEAYDLWHWAIFVMLHLKDATKRKTAVMNLLQRHVEIDDATDCPDFIERETFLREELGIPSIWIHHAKAVKSYVAKRYGKAAFYFIQAEQWNKAHEIIIEYLAADVIINENYDYLRNLLRPLTPLECSSAISGWTYQGQLLWEYMEITMSVESLLRSADPRGISSKLESLKQRLSNLPSKINQFPCLTAKHRLCQAEIAKRTIHLARSLLQMNENKSKSIYQLVSQLPLPEDYAQQELRFVINMCVNEIIY, encoded by the exons ATGTTTGGTCAAGCTGGAAATACATCTTTTA GTAGTTTTAATACACCGACGCAGTCCAGTCCATTTGGGCAATCTGCGTTTGGTAAACCGATCACTACAACAAGTTTTGGTTCTGGCGCTACACCAGTCTTTGGCAATGGCAATACTTCTCTCTTTAGTTCAAAGCCTGCAGGTTCTACCACCGGTGGCTTGTTTGGCAATACTACAACTCCACCTGCATTTACTCAACCATCTTTTGGAG GGTTTGGTACAACAAGTACAAATACCAATTTATTTGGCTCTCAGCAAAATGCAAGTACAAATCTTTTTGGTTCAAACACTGCAACATCAGCATTTGGTCAGTCGAATAAACCAGCTGGATTTGGTTTTGGTACTACATCTGGTACAAATTTATTTGGGCAACCCCAACAATCAGCTCAGCAAACCACACCTTTTGGGCAAAGCAGTACCACtggaaatacaaatttatttggtGCAACACCTG GTTTTGGCAATACGAACACGGCAACCACAAGTATAACTGGTACTGCCATTAAATTTGCTCCTATGATTACTACCGATTCCATGTCCAAGAATGGTATATCTCATACTATATCAGTGAGACATTGTTGCATTGCGACAATGAAAGAATATGAATCAAAGTCTTACGAAGAGTTACGTTTTGAAGATTATTCTGTGGGACGAAAAG GACCCAGTACAGGAATCTTTGGTGCACCAACACAACCTTCACCTTTTGGTAATGCAGGGGCAG GCTTTGGTGGAATGAGCGCTGGTTTTGGAGCAACCACACAGTCTGCCTCGAGTGGTCTATTTGGAAAGCCTATAAGTACTTTTGGTACACCCtcgacaacaacaacaaataattttgcttttaattctACTCCAAGCACTAATCTGTTTGGTACTAATACCCAGAATAAACCATTTGGTA CAGCAGCTCCAACCCCACTTTTTGCAACCAGCAATACTAACCAAACTGCTGGTACAGGTTTCGGTGGCATTAATACGGGTCAAAACACTGCTTTCGGCTCCGCATTTGGTTCAGCGCAACCGAATCAG AGTATTGGTCTATTTAACCAAAACAAATCAGCTTTTATTGCACCTTCCACATCGTCTAGCACTGGATTTCCCATTTTTGGTCAGACACCAATGAGCAATACGGGTACACCTGCATTCTGTTCTAAATCAACTGGAACAATAGGTTTCGGAGTAAATTCGACTTTAGGTTCGACTGCACCATCGACTTTTGGAACTGCACCAGGTTTCACTGCAGGTCAAAATTCCGGTACTTTGTTGTTTAATACACCTTTTAAGCCTGCAGGACAAACATCTGGATTTTCTTTTGGTTCAACTCTTACACCATCGTCCGGACTcg gtACAAATACGGGTTTAATGTTGGGTAGTGGTTCTACTTTATTTGGTCAGCAAAAATCAGGTGGTTTGTTCGGGTACAGTGGCAATAATGCACCATTTAATACATCGGGATCGTTCGGATCTTCAGCTTTCGGGAATAATACAAATGTAGGAACGGGTAGTGGGACTGGATTACTCGGAGCTGG AAATACTATGAACCAAGTCAAAAGTTCCGGAACTGTGCCGGTGCATCAACAAATTTTAGCCCTGGTGTCTGCACCTTTTGGCGATTCAccgttattaaaaaatcttttaccA GCTTCCGGTAAAACAGAAGAGTTATTAAAACCGGCAAACACACCATCCAAATTAATGAATGGTCAACAGTATAAGGTTACTGCTGATAATAAGTCTCCAAAAATCAAGGCCAAAGTTGTTACTCCTGCACAATTATCTAAG aagTCAATGTTCGAAGGTCTTGAAGAGGAAGATCCACTCTCGGAAGCATTTCAGCCTCGTCCAAATGCAAAGCGTTTGGTACTACGTCCGAAATCCATATCGAACTCGATAGTTCCATCGCCTACTGAAAGTTCACAATCTGTAGGGAGAAACTTACAATCTTCCGGAAAAGGGGAAGAGAAATCACCTgtaacaaatacatatattgaaaatacaacTATCGAAACTGTAGATAAAGAAAATCATAGTCAAGATAATAATCGACAATTAGCAAACGATCGGAGATCATCTTTGTCTTGGTTGAAAACGAGCCTTCCACGAAATGCAAAAAATTTGGACGAAGAATCATACGAGGCTCAACGGTCGCTATTTTCTAGTCCGAACGCATTGTCGGAAGAGATGATAAACAATACTGTTACTGAATTGCGACCTTATGCTAACGCCAATTCATCAAATCAAAAGTGCTCTGAAATTAATTCATCCGTGGATACGTCTTTAAAGAATTCATCTCTCGTTGATAAATCATGTACGGACATTGTGAATCAAAACTCTGATTCGAGTCAAGAATTGGACGAAAGTTCTTTTTCATCGTTACAAACTTCGAACTGGAAACCAAACGCAGCTAAAGTAACGCTGAAACGTGCTGGGTACTATACGATTCCGCCGCTTGATAAATTAGACGAGTATGTTCGTGGTGAAACGTGTATCGTACCAAACTTCACTGTTGGACGTGAAGATTATGGAAATGTGTATTTCCCTGAATCGTTTGATATATATGGCTTGAATTTAGACGAAATCGTACATTTTCGACATAAGGAAGTCATCATTTATCCAGACGACGAGAAGAAACCACCTATCGGAGAAGGATTAAATCGTAAAGCACAAGTTACTTTAGACCAAGTATGGCCACACGATAAATCTCTACATAAGCCTATTACCGACCCCCATCGTTTAGCTGCGATGgattacgaagaaaaattacgaagAGTGTCAGCGAAACATGATACTAGATTCTTAGAGTATCGACCTGAAACTGGTTCATGGGTTTTTAAG GTAGatcatttttctaaatatggCCTAAGCGATTCGGACgaagaagataataatatcCCTTCAGTAAAGGACacgaaaagattaaaattatgtGCAACTCAGCAAAAATGTGCAACCAAGCAGGAGCAATCAAAAGTAGTTTCA aataaagATACTTCCAAGGCCAATGATTTAAAAGCAGCGAATACAGACTATTCAGATTTAGATACACGTGGACTTCTCTTGGAAGCAATTGTCTCACGTCGGTCGTTTAGAACAG ATCAAAATCATGAAAATCAACTACCGATAAGTCCAACTGGTGAGAATGCTCGCATTTTGGGTACAGACAGTCATAAACTGCAATTAATGAAGGCCAGCTTCTTTGATGGCAGCGACGAAGAGATTAACGAGGCTTATAATCAAG aATCGAATCGCTCGTTATTTCTTTCCGATCGTAGAAGTTCTTTGCGATGTTTCACCAATACGCCACAAAAATTAGACGAAGATCAAAACTACGAACCAATTTACAGTCCGATGTTACGATCAAATTTGGCAATTCATCGGACGCcaactattacttacgaagaACCGACCCTTTCAAAGACAG ATTCCAAATTGAAACGCTCGATGGACATCGTTGCTAAGACATCAACGATATATGAAAAAGGTTTACCGGATCCTTCGATAACTCCGGTGACTACAATTCTTCGATGTATTTCTGAAGTGATTCCGTTATCAAAATCTATTATACATAAACTGGAATCTCGTTCCGTTGCTGATATTG gTATACAAATGGGAAGAAGGTTTAAACCAAGCTGGGGACGTGGTTTAACCTTACTTACATTGAGTACGAAGAAACAGGCCGACGATGTAccattaaataattcttttgagCAAATTGGATCTTACGTATGTGGTCGTTCTCCGGAAGATACAACATCCGTTGGGATAGTCCAACGTATACAAATTTTGGGTGGTAGTGGGACCGGCGAAGAACGCATTAAGACATTCAAA GAAAGTATAGAAGGTCATCTAAAAATTCAGCTGTCACATCGTGTAATGAATCCAGATGGAGACTGTCTAATTTTTGACGTAGATACAGATATTAATAAGGCGAGCATGGCTTTACACGCACATTGTAGTTTAGCCGAAGAATTTGCAGAACAGTTTACCACAGATTCATTTGCTTCCTATGTTGCTAATGTTTGGAAACTCTGTGTAGCTCTTTGGGGAAATTTACCCGATATAAACGTTGCCACAG aaaattcagaAGACCATAGCGTCGTGATTGCGCGGCGAGAGGCAATCGGGGAATGGTTAAAAATCGTTATAAGAAAAACTCATGTGTTGGAGGATGCGgatattaattatgaaacaaagATATTGCTTTTACTATCTG ctTTCGAATTAGAAGAGGCGTGTAAACTTGCAAGAGAAATGGGTGATCATTGTTTGGCCTTATTGATGGCGCAGCTGTGTAGTGGAATGCCTATAAAGGTATTAACACAGCAGCAAATTGCATTATGGCAAAATGCCGGTATTGATGAAAACCTCTCGTTAGATCGACTAAAGCTTTTTGCATTGGTGGCAGGTGAACCACCAAGTAAACATTGCCCGATCAATGTCTGTGAAGGTTTCGATTGGAAGAGAGCGTTAGCTGTTCATTTGTG GTATTTTTCATCTCCGACTGCCTCTATAAGAGACATATTAGACATTTACGAGGCCTCCTTCGATACAAACAAGACAGATGACGTTTATACGTCGATACCGAAACCCGAATATAAAGGAAACAATTTCGaacttgaaataaataatggGAAACCGATATATGATCTATGTTTTCATCTTTTAAAGTTATTTTGCACTGGCAATCATACGTTGGGTGAATTATTGAATCCAGCAACACATACTGCTGATCCAATGGATTACAGACTCAG TTGGCTGATGCAGCAAGTACTTTTAGCTTTGGGTTATTCACATCTTTCGGAACATGTTGCCATTTTGACACATGTTAATTTCGCGACACAATTAGAAGCATATGATCTCTGGCATTGGGCCATATTCGTAATGTTACATTTAAAGGATGCCACAAAAAGGAAGACCGCGGTAATGAATTTATTGCAACGACACGTCGAAATAGACGATGCTACCGATTGTCCTGATTTTATCGAGCGAGAAACGTTTTTACGGGAAGAATTGGGTATACCTTCGATTTGGATTCACCATGCGAAAGCCGTGAAAAGTTACGTAGCTAAAAG ATACGGGAAAGCagctttctattttattcaagCAGAACAGTGGAATAAGGCgcatgaaattattattgaatatttagcAGCAGATGTtataataaacgaaaattacGATTATCTGCGCAACTTATTGCGTCCACTGACTCCTTTAGAATGCAGTAGCGCTATAAGTGGTTGGACATATCAAGGACAATTACTCTGGGAATATATGGAAATAACTATGAGTGTTGAATCTTTGCTACGTAGTGCCGATCCACGTGGAATAAGTTCTAAATTGGAATCACTAAAACAACGATTGTCAAATCTTCCTTCCAAGATCAATCAATTTCCATGTTTAACTGCGAAACATAG GCTTTGTCAAGCGGAAATTGCAAAGAGAACGATCCACTTAGCCAGGAGTTTGTTACAAATGAACGAGAATAAATCTAAATCGATATATCAATTGGTATCTCAATTACCATTGCCGGAGGACTATGCACAACAAGAGCTTCGTTTTGTCATTAATATGTGCGTGaacgaaattatatattag